A region from the Sutcliffiella horikoshii genome encodes:
- a CDS encoding valine--tRNA ligase gives MEMNEVNLPTKYDPQTIEKNRYQYWLDGRFFEATNDQDKTPYTIVIPPPNVTGRLHLGHAWDTTLQDIITRMKRMQGFDVLWLPGMDHAGIATQAKVDEKLRNQGINRYELGREKFMEEAWKWKDEYAQHIRQQWSKLGLGLDYSRERFTLDEGLSKAVNEVFVSLYKKGLIYRGEYIINWDPATKTALSDIEVIHQDVQGAFYHMRYPLTDGSGSIEIATTRPETMLGDTAVAVHPEDERYKHLIGKMVTLPITGREIPIVADDYVDMEFGSGAVKITPAHDPNDFEIGNRHNLERILVMHEDGSMNEKAGKYNGMDRFECRKQLVKDLQESGVLFKIEEHMHSVGHSERSGAVVEPYLSTQWFVKMQPLADKAIDLQSQEDKVNFVPNRFENTYMRWMENIRDWCISRQLWWGHRIPAWYNKETGEIHVDHNPPEDIENWEQDTDVLDTWFSSALWPFSTMGWPETESLDYQRYYPTSTLVTGYDIIFFWVSRMIFQGLEFTGERPFKDVLIHGLVRDEQGRKMSKSLGNGVDPMEVIEKYGADSLRYFLSTGSSPGQDLRFSYEKVESTWNFANKIWNASRFALMNMGDMKFEDIDLSGEKSVADKWILTRLNETIETVTKLAEKYEFGEVGRALYNFIWDDFCDWYIEMAKIPLYSEDEAAKKTTRSILAYVLDNTMRLLHPFMPFITEEIWQQLPHEGESITLAKWPEVRDELTDKEAAADMRLLVDIIRSVRNVRAEVNTPMSKQVKLLVKAKTSEIAGKLESNRSYLERFCNPSELLIGTDVALDGGEKAMTAVVTGAELILPLLGLINIDEEIARLNKELAKLDKEVERVQKKLSNQGFIAKAPANVIEEEKAKEKDYVEKRDAVQARIDELKG, from the coding sequence ATGGAAATGAATGAAGTAAACCTTCCGACAAAATACGATCCACAAACAATCGAAAAAAACCGTTATCAATACTGGCTGGACGGCCGCTTTTTCGAAGCGACAAACGACCAGGACAAAACACCATACACAATCGTTATCCCACCGCCAAACGTAACAGGCCGCCTTCACCTTGGCCACGCATGGGACACCACCCTGCAAGACATCATCACACGCATGAAGCGTATGCAAGGCTTTGACGTTCTATGGTTACCGGGAATGGACCACGCGGGAATCGCAACACAAGCAAAAGTAGACGAAAAGCTACGCAACCAAGGAATCAACCGCTATGAACTTGGCCGTGAAAAGTTCATGGAAGAAGCGTGGAAGTGGAAAGACGAGTACGCGCAACATATCCGCCAACAATGGTCCAAGCTGGGTCTTGGCCTGGATTACAGCCGCGAGCGTTTCACATTGGACGAAGGGCTATCCAAAGCAGTTAACGAAGTGTTCGTATCGCTTTATAAAAAAGGCCTTATCTACCGCGGGGAATACATCATCAACTGGGACCCTGCTACAAAAACGGCTCTTTCTGATATCGAGGTAATTCACCAAGATGTTCAAGGTGCTTTCTATCATATGAGATACCCACTAACAGATGGTTCTGGTTCCATCGAGATCGCGACAACGCGTCCTGAAACGATGCTTGGAGATACAGCGGTTGCGGTTCATCCAGAAGACGAGCGCTACAAGCACTTAATCGGAAAAATGGTAACACTGCCTATCACTGGCCGTGAGATTCCAATTGTTGCAGATGATTATGTAGACATGGAATTCGGTTCCGGTGCAGTTAAAATCACTCCTGCTCACGACCCGAACGACTTTGAGATCGGTAACCGTCATAACCTGGAGCGTATTTTGGTTATGCATGAAGACGGCAGCATGAACGAGAAAGCTGGTAAATACAATGGGATGGATCGTTTCGAATGCCGTAAGCAGCTTGTAAAAGACTTGCAGGAAAGTGGCGTTCTTTTCAAAATTGAAGAGCATATGCACTCTGTTGGTCACAGTGAGCGTAGTGGAGCGGTTGTTGAGCCATATCTTTCTACTCAATGGTTTGTAAAAATGCAGCCGCTTGCGGACAAGGCGATTGACCTTCAATCTCAAGAAGACAAAGTTAATTTTGTACCGAACCGTTTTGAGAACACCTACATGCGTTGGATGGAAAACATCCGCGACTGGTGTATCTCCCGTCAACTATGGTGGGGCCACCGAATTCCGGCTTGGTATAACAAAGAAACAGGAGAAATCCATGTTGACCACAACCCACCGGAAGATATCGAAAACTGGGAGCAAGATACAGATGTACTTGATACATGGTTCAGTTCTGCATTATGGCCGTTCTCCACAATGGGCTGGCCGGAAACAGAATCACTGGATTATCAACGTTACTACCCAACAAGTACCTTAGTAACAGGGTATGATATCATTTTCTTCTGGGTTTCTCGTATGATTTTCCAAGGCTTAGAATTTACAGGCGAGCGTCCATTTAAAGATGTTCTCATCCACGGACTTGTTCGTGACGAGCAAGGCCGCAAGATGAGTAAATCCCTTGGTAACGGTGTAGATCCAATGGAAGTTATCGAAAAGTACGGAGCGGATTCCTTGCGTTATTTCCTTTCAACTGGAAGCTCACCAGGTCAGGACCTACGTTTCAGCTATGAAAAAGTAGAGTCCACTTGGAACTTTGCCAACAAGATCTGGAACGCATCCCGTTTTGCTTTGATGAATATGGGCGATATGAAGTTTGAAGATATCGATTTGAGCGGCGAGAAGTCCGTTGCAGACAAGTGGATTCTGACTCGTCTGAACGAAACAATCGAGACCGTAACAAAGCTTGCTGAAAAATATGAGTTCGGTGAAGTGGGCCGTGCCCTTTACAACTTCATCTGGGATGATTTCTGTGACTGGTATATCGAAATGGCGAAGATTCCATTGTACAGCGAAGATGAAGCCGCGAAAAAGACAACACGCTCTATTTTAGCTTACGTACTGGATAATACCATGCGCCTGTTGCACCCATTCATGCCATTCATCACAGAGGAGATCTGGCAGCAGCTTCCTCACGAAGGCGAGTCCATTACGCTTGCAAAATGGCCGGAAGTTCGCGACGAGCTGACAGACAAAGAAGCGGCAGCGGATATGCGTTTACTTGTGGACATCATCCGCAGCGTACGTAACGTTCGCGCAGAAGTGAACACGCCAATGAGCAAGCAAGTTAAATTGCTTGTAAAAGCGAAAACTTCTGAGATTGCCGGGAAGCTTGAAAGCAACCGTTCTTACCTCGAGCGCTTCTGTAACCCAAGTGAACTGTTGATCGGAACAGATGTTGCGTTAGATGGCGGCGAAAAGGCGATGACAGCAGTGGTAACTGGAGCGGAATTGATCCTTCCGTTGCTTGGATTGATCAACATTGACGAAGAGATTGCCCGTCTGAACAAGGAGCTTGCTAAGCTGGATAAGGAAGTGGAGCGCGTTCAGAAGAAGCTTTCCAACCAAGGCTTCATCGCGAAAGCACCTGCAAATGTTATTGAAGAAGAAAAAGCGAAAGAAAAAGATTATGTAGAAAAGCGTGATGCCGTTCAAGCTCGCATTGATGAGCTGAAGGGATAA
- a CDS encoding ATP-grasp domain-containing protein, with the protein MKTKGWLIYEEEHAKKNKAFIDWFLDEAKELHIKLDFILQDRISFGVQNNELVILLDEAPLIETPDFVIMRNIDPLFNEQLERMKIPCFNSHHVSAICNDKAKTHQYLAGKGIPMLDTYFTTADELLTGNLPLPFPFVIKTRTGRGGGDVFMVENTEQLEAIHDQLSNRFIILQPLARSLGKDLRVYVLGEEIVGAVLRSNQKSFKANYTLGGQAETYVLNEAELTVVNKIIQQFEFGLVGIDFLFDEDGSLLFNEIEDVVGCRTLCLTSDINIVKRYLEFILQKLATGEKSI; encoded by the coding sequence ATGAAAACTAAAGGCTGGCTTATTTACGAAGAAGAACACGCCAAAAAGAATAAAGCTTTTATTGATTGGTTTTTGGATGAAGCCAAGGAATTACATATTAAACTGGATTTCATCTTGCAAGACCGTATTTCTTTTGGTGTTCAAAACAATGAGTTGGTCATTTTATTGGATGAGGCACCATTGATTGAAACACCAGACTTTGTCATCATGCGAAATATTGATCCACTTTTTAATGAACAGCTAGAACGCATGAAGATTCCTTGCTTCAACTCCCACCACGTTTCGGCCATCTGTAATGATAAAGCAAAAACCCATCAATACTTGGCAGGCAAAGGGATACCAATGTTGGATACATATTTCACCACAGCTGACGAACTCCTCACAGGAAACCTCCCTCTCCCATTTCCGTTTGTCATTAAAACGCGGACAGGCAGAGGCGGCGGCGATGTCTTTATGGTGGAGAATACCGAACAATTGGAAGCGATACATGACCAACTTTCCAATCGTTTCATTATCCTTCAGCCACTTGCCAGATCACTTGGAAAAGACTTGCGAGTGTATGTATTGGGAGAAGAAATCGTTGGCGCTGTGCTTCGCTCCAATCAAAAGAGCTTTAAAGCCAACTACACTCTTGGTGGACAGGCAGAAACTTATGTATTGAATGAGGCTGAACTTACTGTCGTAAATAAAATAATTCAGCAGTTTGAATTTGGCCTTGTTGGCATTGACTTTTTATTTGATGAAGATGGTAGCCTGCTTTTCAATGAAATCGAGGACGTTGTCGGCTGCCGGACATTGTGCTTAACAAGCGACATCAATATTGTAAAAAGATACTTAGAATTTATTTTACAAAAGCTTGCAACAGGAGAGAAATCAATATGA
- a CDS encoding sensor domain-containing diguanylate cyclase produces MVQAVSRQKEAVIWTSFVVMVPIFLWLGYQLSPVVIEDLPMWHIVGFLVLAIILALIPIVVGEVPLFLAQGVSLAALLSFGLFIEMIVTLVSVLALMAYMRFNSDNRLRIPINMLMFSGISLIAGFVFYLLGGTPGDTRLLNIGVITPILAHEFVYFTLNTVALYFIQVQIYERKSKFITPDTKWDAVTSIMVLPVGLILYMLYEQVGPVALLYVGLPFVILTLILQLYHSSQKVNVYLQQAADVGHQLTERLDTQGVLDVFLDKISTLFKVDYAAIIDVNGEKIMKVLRVMDKENSVEANAILHTDDEELLAYMLKRGKSVCYFTKKEWKHMSKTHLPAKMESLMCVPVIRNHKIEGLVLLASTSKRTYDKSQLMIVDILCSYFGVAMEKARHYQETKQKSERCALTKLYNYRFFESVLDKEYDKLNKGHSKSLSLIMLDLDHFKKVNDVYGHQSGNEILMQVADRLTALVGNKGTVARYGGEEFVILLPDMERGQCFELAERIRVHLATRSFALKQHIRETQGAQMVKVTASIGFATAPDDAEDTLDLIRHADRAMYVGAKKAGRNKVAEYRKTS; encoded by the coding sequence GTGGTTCAAGCAGTAAGTCGCCAAAAAGAAGCGGTAATTTGGACAAGCTTTGTTGTCATGGTACCCATCTTTTTGTGGCTAGGATATCAGCTTTCTCCTGTTGTGATAGAAGATTTGCCGATGTGGCACATAGTTGGATTTCTGGTGTTAGCTATCATACTCGCCCTTATTCCAATCGTCGTCGGAGAGGTACCATTATTTCTGGCGCAGGGTGTTTCCTTGGCGGCCCTCTTATCCTTCGGTTTATTCATTGAAATGATCGTGACCTTAGTCTCCGTTCTCGCATTGATGGCTTATATGCGCTTCAACAGTGACAATAGACTCAGGATTCCTATCAATATGCTCATGTTTTCCGGTATATCCTTAATTGCCGGGTTCGTCTTTTATCTACTTGGAGGGACACCCGGTGATACGAGACTTCTCAATATAGGTGTCATTACACCGATTCTTGCACATGAATTTGTTTATTTCACCCTTAATACAGTAGCTCTTTATTTTATCCAAGTGCAAATCTATGAACGTAAAAGTAAATTCATCACACCTGACACCAAATGGGACGCTGTAACAAGCATTATGGTATTGCCTGTAGGTTTGATTCTCTACATGCTATATGAGCAGGTTGGTCCGGTAGCACTACTGTATGTTGGATTACCGTTTGTCATCCTTACGCTCATTCTTCAACTCTACCATTCCAGTCAGAAGGTTAATGTTTACCTTCAGCAAGCAGCGGATGTCGGACATCAGTTGACGGAAAGGCTTGATACACAAGGCGTTCTGGATGTCTTCTTAGATAAAATTTCGACGCTTTTTAAGGTGGATTATGCTGCGATTATTGATGTGAACGGGGAAAAAATCATGAAAGTCCTTCGCGTCATGGACAAGGAAAACAGTGTGGAAGCCAATGCTATTTTGCATACAGATGATGAAGAGCTTTTGGCCTATATGCTGAAACGTGGAAAAAGCGTCTGCTATTTTACTAAAAAAGAGTGGAAGCATATGTCCAAAACACATCTCCCTGCAAAAATGGAGAGTCTTATGTGTGTTCCGGTTATCCGAAATCACAAGATTGAGGGGCTCGTGTTGTTAGCAAGCACATCAAAGCGGACTTATGATAAATCTCAATTAATGATTGTTGATATCCTTTGCTCATACTTTGGAGTGGCAATGGAAAAAGCACGACACTATCAGGAGACTAAACAAAAAAGTGAACGCTGTGCATTAACTAAACTATACAACTATCGCTTTTTTGAAAGTGTATTAGATAAAGAATACGATAAATTGAACAAAGGTCATTCGAAATCTCTCTCACTCATCATGCTAGATCTTGATCACTTCAAGAAAGTGAACGATGTGTATGGACATCAAAGTGGTAACGAAATTCTCATGCAGGTTGCTGATAGGCTCACTGCCCTTGTCGGCAATAAAGGAACAGTTGCCCGTTATGGTGGAGAGGAATTCGTTATTTTACTTCCTGATATGGAACGCGGACAATGCTTTGAACTCGCCGAACGCATCAGGGTGCACCTAGCTACAAGATCCTTTGCTCTTAAGCAGCATATTCGTGAAACGCAAGGAGCTCAAATGGTGAAGGTAACCGCAAGCATCGGCTTCGCGACAGCACCAGACGATGCCGAGGACACGCTTGACTTGATCCGCCACGCAGACAGAGCGATGTATGTGGGGGCGAAAAAAGCTGGCAGGAATAAAGTAGCGGAGTATCGGAAAACTTCATAA
- a CDS encoding bifunctional folylpolyglutamate synthase/dihydrofolate synthase, which produces MTFQTMKEAVPYIYSSLLKAKPFQAEENDAVTRAPHLTKELLSCLDLIPSGDKVILVTGSKGKGSTSRMMAAILRKMGLKVGLFTSPHLIDYNERIRVNGKAISDEAFLTYLNEHAQTIDKITASITNPQHYLGPTGILLSVALAHFQSEATDINVIEIGRGGAYDDTNVLENKWAVLSKVMEEHLGFLGHSLEDIVRHKVGIVKECTDYSVVGKQSEEALEMMKEMIGKSAAFYGEDYMPANVVASLSGSIFTLQTKFGRYDDLSVPLLGSFQVENAALAIQACETVMGEALPRDILKEALRELRWPGRLEVVAGNPTVVLDGSINRVSAAYLIEVLPLVDSRKVATIISVPSNKDYEGVMEVCSEFSDILVVTRPDNSHKLFPEDALAVARKYHSNAVEVGLLSEAVALVRTLEPTLIFVVGTQSMIGSAKEIWKDSLMDIG; this is translated from the coding sequence ATGACATTTCAAACTATGAAAGAAGCTGTTCCTTATATTTATTCCTCCCTACTGAAAGCAAAGCCTTTTCAAGCCGAGGAGAACGATGCGGTTACACGTGCTCCCCACTTAACGAAGGAATTATTGAGTTGTCTTGACCTTATCCCTTCCGGTGACAAAGTGATTCTTGTCACCGGAAGTAAGGGCAAAGGCTCCACATCCCGCATGATGGCTGCCATCCTCCGCAAGATGGGGTTGAAGGTTGGATTATTTACTTCACCACATCTGATTGATTATAATGAGCGAATTCGGGTGAATGGAAAAGCGATTTCAGATGAAGCGTTTCTCACTTATTTGAATGAGCATGCGCAGACCATTGATAAGATTACAGCTTCCATTACGAATCCTCAACATTATCTTGGACCGACCGGAATCCTGCTTTCTGTCGCACTTGCCCACTTTCAATCAGAAGCAACCGACATCAATGTCATTGAAATTGGCCGGGGCGGCGCATATGATGACACAAATGTTTTGGAAAATAAATGGGCCGTACTGTCAAAGGTTATGGAAGAACATCTAGGATTCCTTGGGCATTCATTGGAGGATATTGTCCGACATAAAGTAGGAATTGTAAAAGAATGTACGGACTATTCTGTAGTTGGTAAGCAGTCTGAGGAAGCGTTGGAAATGATGAAAGAAATGATTGGGAAGTCAGCGGCTTTTTATGGTGAGGATTACATGCCTGCAAACGTAGTTGCTAGCTTGAGTGGAAGTATTTTTACATTACAGACCAAGTTTGGAAGATACGACGATTTGTCCGTCCCATTATTGGGATCCTTTCAAGTGGAAAACGCAGCACTTGCAATTCAAGCCTGTGAAACTGTGATGGGTGAAGCACTTCCGAGGGACATTTTGAAGGAAGCACTACGAGAATTAAGGTGGCCTGGTAGATTAGAAGTAGTTGCCGGGAACCCGACTGTTGTGTTGGACGGTTCCATTAATCGAGTTTCCGCAGCTTATTTAATAGAGGTTTTGCCACTCGTGGATTCCAGGAAGGTTGCTACTATCATTTCCGTTCCTTCGAATAAAGATTATGAAGGGGTAATGGAGGTTTGCAGTGAGTTTTCCGATATTTTGGTGGTGACGAGACCTGATAACTCGCATAAGTTGTTTCCGGAAGATGCACTTGCTGTTGCTCGGAAATACCACTCGAATGCTGTGGAAGTCGGGTTGCTGTCAGAGGCAGTTGCGCTGGTTAGGACGTTGGAGCCTACTCTCATCTTTGTTGTGGGAACGCAGTCGATGATTGGCAGTGCCAAGGAAATTTGGAAAGATTCATTGATGGATATTGGATAG
- a CDS encoding ATP-grasp domain-containing protein — translation MKHLVCWIIYNGNLPQQKFIELAEWFDTEAKKHNISTKLMKNNDLFPSVTDGKATLEGIHHNHEMPDFVFFLDKDVLLARHLEKMGISVYNSASCIEICDNKSLTFQTLSDHGIPMPKTLLAPMVFHAHENLEPFYHAAEILGFPLVVKEAYGSFGMQVYLIETLEELLAKVKEIGNRPFLLQEFISSSKGKDIRLNVVGDEVVASMMRISETDFRANVSNGGKMLKYEPTSYEKEVAIRSAKLVGADFAGVDLLFTEDGSPLVCEINSNAHIKNIFDCTGINVATYIVPHILKKWKETQHEN, via the coding sequence ATGAAACACTTAGTATGCTGGATTATTTATAACGGAAACCTTCCTCAGCAAAAATTTATTGAACTAGCTGAATGGTTTGATACGGAAGCTAAAAAACATAATATCTCAACTAAGCTCATGAAAAATAATGACCTGTTTCCAAGCGTGACGGATGGGAAGGCAACATTGGAAGGAATTCATCACAACCACGAGATGCCAGATTTCGTTTTTTTCCTTGATAAAGATGTGTTACTTGCCCGCCACCTAGAAAAGATGGGCATTTCCGTCTATAACAGTGCTTCCTGCATTGAAATTTGTGATAATAAATCGCTCACATTTCAAACCCTCTCAGATCACGGAATACCGATGCCAAAAACCCTTTTAGCTCCAATGGTATTTCATGCTCATGAGAATCTCGAACCCTTTTACCATGCTGCAGAAATTCTAGGTTTTCCGCTTGTTGTAAAAGAAGCATATGGTTCATTTGGGATGCAGGTTTATTTGATTGAAACATTAGAAGAATTGCTTGCGAAAGTGAAGGAAATAGGAAACAGACCTTTTCTGCTGCAAGAATTCATCTCATCTAGCAAAGGCAAAGATATCCGTTTAAATGTCGTAGGAGACGAGGTTGTTGCCTCGATGATGCGAATATCGGAAACTGATTTCCGGGCAAACGTGAGTAATGGGGGAAAAATGTTGAAGTATGAACCTACATCCTATGAAAAAGAAGTCGCCATCCGTAGCGCAAAACTTGTTGGGGCAGATTTTGCCGGGGTAGATCTCCTATTTACTGAAGACGGCTCCCCGCTTGTTTGTGAAATCAACTCCAATGCCCACATCAAAAATATCTTTGATTGCACTGGAATCAATGTTGCAACATATATCGTCCCACATATTTTGAAGAAGTGGAAAGAGACCCAACATGAAAACTAA
- a CDS encoding bifunctional folylpolyglutamate synthase/dihydrofolate synthase produces MFLSFKDLQERVNFTIKNEINLGLDRILQFLEKVGNPQNQLQIVHIGGTNGKGSTLRFLESVLRESGLAVGVFHSPAYRFINDQLSVNGTYITDEEMVEIIHVFTNHGLEEAGLTEFELQTAMAFYYFATIKKVDITLIEVGLGGREDSTNIMTPALSIITNVGHDHIGFLGSSVEEIAHHKAGIIKRGVPVISGEQKLAAKDVIQKEAFMKESPVYFMEEEFSYQMEDGKLSFRSAKKNMEELELSLQGEHQTANASLAIMAYLLLTDKWGMEFDERVLKAGLMKAEHPGRFELIQKEPPIILDGAHNEEAVDALVNTIKMSFSNKRVVVLFSALKDKPIEMMVRKLETIADEIIFTSFNFPRAARAEDVFQVCELQKKEFEENWKTALQTAISRIDDNSVLLITGSLYFISDIRTILT; encoded by the coding sequence ATGTTTTTGTCATTTAAAGATCTACAAGAAAGAGTTAATTTTACGATAAAAAATGAAATAAACCTTGGTCTGGACAGGATTCTTCAGTTTTTAGAAAAAGTGGGTAATCCTCAAAATCAATTACAGATTGTACATATTGGTGGGACAAACGGGAAGGGTTCTACCTTGCGCTTCTTAGAGAGTGTATTAAGAGAGTCGGGACTTGCGGTAGGGGTTTTCCATTCACCTGCGTATCGTTTCATCAATGACCAACTGTCTGTCAATGGAACATATATAACAGATGAAGAAATGGTGGAAATCATCCACGTGTTTACTAATCATGGGTTAGAAGAAGCCGGGTTAACGGAATTTGAACTGCAGACGGCGATGGCGTTTTATTATTTTGCCACGATCAAAAAGGTGGATATCACGTTGATTGAAGTAGGGCTCGGCGGGAGAGAGGACTCCACGAATATAATGACACCAGCACTCAGCATCATCACGAACGTTGGACATGATCATATAGGATTTCTTGGGTCGTCTGTGGAGGAGATAGCCCATCATAAAGCAGGGATCATCAAAAGGGGAGTTCCCGTTATTTCCGGGGAACAAAAGCTTGCGGCAAAAGACGTCATTCAAAAAGAAGCTTTCATGAAAGAAAGTCCGGTCTATTTTATGGAAGAAGAATTTTCTTATCAGATGGAAGATGGAAAGCTTTCTTTTCGGTCTGCAAAGAAAAACATGGAGGAACTGGAGTTATCTTTACAGGGAGAGCATCAGACAGCCAATGCATCATTGGCTATCATGGCTTATTTACTTTTAACGGATAAATGGGGTATGGAATTTGATGAGCGAGTGTTAAAAGCTGGGCTAATGAAGGCGGAACATCCTGGTCGATTTGAATTGATTCAAAAAGAACCGCCTATTATTCTCGATGGCGCCCATAATGAAGAAGCCGTTGACGCGTTAGTGAATACGATAAAAATGAGTTTTTCTAATAAAAGGGTAGTTGTCTTATTCAGCGCTTTAAAAGACAAACCAATTGAAATGATGGTCCGTAAATTGGAAACTATTGCAGATGAAATAATTTTTACTTCTTTTAATTTTCCTAGGGCAGCACGTGCGGAAGATGTTTTTCAGGTGTGCGAACTTCAGAAAAAAGAGTTTGAAGAGAATTGGAAAACAGCGTTACAGACTGCTATATCAAGGATTGATGACAATTCTGTGTTGCTGATAACCGGCTCTTTATATTTCATTTCTGATATTAGGACTATACTCACATAA
- a CDS encoding globin-coupled sensor protein, translating into MISFMQKPKKVPYTADMQFPERQAVVGHSEDADLASRLYYMGFTKEHLQALQNAKPVIFEILDEVLEKVLEHLYKQPPMKRVATSNSSKERLKAVFVRYFQSLLSGKLDGEFYKMRKKIGQTHNGVHLPVTWFLATYSAMQTLLLPKVVELLQDSPKDLVTTLTALTHIINLDSQLVVEEYIHVRIELLEQANEANRTLQAELTKISEEVAGTVTETEETIQTVTLKAEEVLKDTNLTQKSSQNLLHLTNDNEMQMEKMVGNFEEVMKEVSQSLEEMHTLKSVSEEIITMTQGIDNIADQTNLLALNASIEAARAGDEGRGFAVVASEVRKLAESSKELSSKIKVLIDKSDQQITNVTSMMSSMHKVTAQSQQNIVQVKGGIVTVKMEMDNYLDRFNKNKADLDIIVNSFKEINQSAVSLSLLTDTLLEKAVHKA; encoded by the coding sequence ATGATTTCATTTATGCAAAAACCTAAAAAGGTTCCTTATACTGCTGATATGCAGTTTCCAGAAAGACAGGCTGTTGTAGGTCATTCAGAAGATGCGGATTTGGCAAGCCGCCTTTACTATATGGGCTTCACAAAGGAACATCTGCAAGCTTTACAAAATGCAAAACCGGTCATATTTGAAATACTAGATGAAGTACTAGAAAAAGTGCTGGAACATTTATATAAACAACCACCGATGAAGCGGGTTGCTACAAGCAATTCCAGTAAGGAAAGACTCAAGGCAGTTTTTGTTCGCTATTTTCAAAGTCTGTTAAGCGGAAAGCTTGATGGGGAATTTTATAAAATGCGAAAAAAAATCGGACAAACTCATAATGGTGTCCACCTGCCCGTAACTTGGTTTTTGGCGACCTATTCCGCCATGCAGACCCTACTGCTTCCAAAAGTAGTGGAATTGCTTCAGGACAGTCCTAAAGATTTGGTTACCACGTTAACTGCACTGACGCATATCATTAATCTTGACTCCCAACTTGTAGTCGAAGAGTATATTCATGTTCGTATAGAGTTGCTTGAACAGGCAAATGAAGCAAACCGTACGTTGCAGGCAGAGCTTACCAAGATTAGTGAAGAAGTTGCAGGCACCGTGACGGAGACGGAAGAGACAATTCAAACCGTCACACTAAAAGCGGAAGAAGTTTTAAAAGATACCAATCTCACTCAAAAAAGCAGTCAAAATTTGTTGCATTTAACTAATGACAACGAAATGCAGATGGAGAAGATGGTAGGTAATTTTGAAGAGGTCATGAAAGAAGTCAGTCAATCACTAGAAGAAATGCACACATTGAAATCTGTTTCTGAAGAAATCATCACGATGACACAAGGTATTGATAATATTGCCGATCAAACGAACCTTTTGGCTCTTAACGCTTCCATTGAAGCAGCCCGCGCAGGTGATGAAGGCCGTGGTTTCGCCGTTGTCGCCAGCGAAGTACGGAAACTTGCCGAAAGCTCAAAGGAACTTAGCAGTAAAATCAAAGTACTTATCGACAAGAGTGACCAGCAAATCACCAATGTGACGAGCATGATGTCTTCCATGCACAAAGTAACCGCACAGTCTCAACAGAATATCGTCCAAGTGAAGGGTGGCATTGTCACCGTCAAAATGGAGATGGATAACTATCTGGACCGTTTCAACAAAAATAAAGCAGACTTGGATATCATCGTTAATTCTTTTAAAGAAATCAATCAATCGGCTGTCAGCTTGTCGCTGTTAACTGATACATTGTTAGAAAAAGCAGTTCATAAGGCATAA